A part of Desulfomicrobium baculatum DSM 4028 genomic DNA contains:
- a CDS encoding nucleotide sugar dehydrogenase has protein sequence MITFEDIASGVSEVAVVGLGYVGLPLAVALGDHFKVIGFDISRPRIEELREGKDSTREVAPERLAGARVEYTDDPARLAGAGVIVVAVPTPIDGNRKPDLRPVVGATATVGAHMRAGCIVVYESTVYPGLTEEICVPLLEEKSGLTCGRDFTVGYSPERINPGDKVHTLESIVKVVAGQDQTTADLLARFYASIVRAGVHRASSIKVAEAAKVIENTQRDLNIALMNELALIFDRMGIDTNEVLEAAGTKWNFLPFRPGLVGGHCIGVDPYYLTFKAESIGFHPQVILAGRRINDGMGKFIAEKTIKAMIDAGCLIKGARVGLLGLTFKEDVPDLRNSRVEDIIHELSDYHVDVLVHDPLADAAEAKEEYGVDLLPLPELNQLDALILAVSHAEFAHLDAGRIATMFKNPENGIVIDVKGFLDRDALSRNFRYWRL, from the coding sequence ATGATCACTTTCGAAGATATCGCATCCGGCGTCTCAGAAGTTGCCGTGGTGGGCCTTGGCTATGTCGGCCTGCCCTTGGCCGTGGCCCTTGGCGACCACTTCAAGGTCATCGGTTTTGATATTTCCCGGCCCCGCATCGAAGAACTGCGCGAAGGCAAGGATTCCACGCGCGAGGTAGCCCCTGAAAGGCTGGCCGGCGCCCGGGTCGAGTACACCGACGATCCCGCACGGCTTGCCGGGGCCGGAGTCATCGTGGTGGCCGTGCCGACGCCCATCGACGGCAATCGCAAGCCGGACCTGCGGCCCGTGGTCGGCGCCACCGCCACTGTCGGCGCGCACATGCGGGCAGGCTGCATCGTCGTTTATGAGTCGACGGTCTACCCAGGGCTGACGGAAGAAATCTGCGTACCGCTGCTGGAAGAAAAATCCGGCCTGACCTGCGGCAGGGATTTCACGGTGGGCTATTCCCCGGAGCGCATCAACCCCGGCGACAAGGTCCACACCCTGGAGAGCATCGTCAAAGTGGTCGCAGGCCAGGATCAGACCACGGCAGACCTGCTCGCCCGTTTCTATGCCTCCATCGTCAGGGCCGGCGTGCACCGCGCTTCGAGCATCAAGGTCGCGGAGGCCGCCAAGGTCATCGAGAACACCCAGCGCGATCTGAACATCGCCCTCATGAACGAACTGGCGCTCATTTTCGACCGCATGGGCATCGACACGAACGAAGTGCTTGAGGCCGCCGGCACCAAATGGAATTTCCTGCCCTTCCGGCCGGGTCTGGTCGGCGGGCACTGCATCGGAGTGGACCCGTACTACCTGACCTTCAAGGCCGAATCCATCGGCTTCCATCCGCAGGTCATCCTCGCCGGCAGACGCATCAACGACGGCATGGGCAAATTCATCGCGGAGAAGACCATCAAAGCCATGATCGACGCAGGATGCCTGATCAAAGGCGCCCGCGTCGGACTGCTCGGCCTGACCTTCAAGGAAGATGTGCCGGATTTGCGCAACAGCCGGGTGGAAGACATCATCCACGAACTTTCCGACTACCACGTCGATGTCCTGGTTCACGATCCTCTGGCCGACGCGGCGGAGGCCAAAGAGGAATACGGGGTGGATCTTTTGCCCTTGCCGGAACTTAATCAGCTCGACGCCCTCATCCTGGCGGTGTCGCATGCCGAATTCGCGCACCTTGACGCTGGCCGGATCGCGACCATGTTCAAAAACCCGGAAAATGGGATCGTCATTGATGTCAAGGGGTTTCTGGACCGGGACGCCTTGTCGCGGAACTTCAGATACTGGCGGCTCTAA
- the mqnB gene encoding futalosine hydrolase, producing the protein MILLACATRHECLSAVNQPAASSPTPRFEPMRIRGRDFLPCLVGIGPVAAAMSVGAVLERHPDVTGILNLGICGSFDIARTPLGSTCVASAEIWPEYGVRHFTAAEEEVFGHQMFADLNLDPVNRLDLDPLAQAAAMGMTLHHTWFTGPSLTVAGVSGDPKRAEQLRERHDGLTENMEGFSLALAAKRKGIPFLEIRTVSNPVGARDKRLWNFRLAVNALQNILPVLTGDSP; encoded by the coding sequence ATGATTCTCCTGGCCTGCGCAACCCGGCACGAATGCCTGAGCGCCGTGAACCAACCGGCGGCGTCATCGCCGACGCCTCGGTTCGAGCCCATGCGCATCCGTGGCCGCGACTTTCTGCCGTGCCTCGTGGGTATTGGGCCGGTGGCCGCGGCCATGAGCGTGGGAGCCGTGCTTGAGCGCCATCCCGATGTGACAGGCATTCTGAATCTGGGCATTTGCGGCAGCTTCGACATCGCCCGCACCCCCTTGGGCTCGACCTGTGTCGCCAGCGCCGAGATCTGGCCGGAGTACGGAGTGCGCCATTTTACAGCGGCAGAGGAAGAGGTCTTTGGCCATCAGATGTTCGCGGATCTGAATCTTGACCCTGTCAACCGCCTCGATCTTGATCCCCTCGCGCAAGCGGCGGCCATGGGCATGACCCTTCATCACACATGGTTCACGGGGCCGAGCCTGACCGTGGCCGGAGTGAGCGGCGATCCGAAACGCGCGGAGCAGCTCCGCGAGCGCCATGACGGCCTCACAGAAAACATGGAAGGATTCAGCCTGGCGCTGGCGGCCAAAAGGAAGGGCATCCCGTTTCTGGAAATCCGCACGGTGTCCAACCCTGTCGGTGCCCGGGACAAGCGTCTCTGGAACTTCCGACTGGCCGTGAATGCCCTGCAAAACATCCTCCCCGTTCTCACCGGAGATTCGCCGTGA
- a CDS encoding 1,4-dihydroxy-6-naphthoate synthase encodes MTPLSIAISPCPNDSFIFGAWVLGLTPSPDERDCRFFWHDVQELNQGAFAGAWDVIKVSAATALRLGETHTILPCGGAFGLEHGPKLVTRKDFSGTPRRIAVPGLDTTAACVLRAALGGEFTQVPMIFHAIVDAVRAGEVDAGLLIHETALVYERYDLALRLDLGHWWRKHTNALPFPLGCIVARNELGADLHAGIADSIRASILVARTRQDSVMPFIAALARELDAATLEQHIAAYVNEFSLAMGPDGQAALNTLQTLRDLS; translated from the coding sequence GTGACCCCCTTGAGCATCGCCATTTCCCCCTGCCCCAACGACAGCTTCATCTTTGGCGCCTGGGTGCTCGGCCTCACCCCTTCCCCGGACGAACGCGACTGCCGGTTTTTCTGGCATGACGTGCAGGAACTCAACCAGGGGGCCTTCGCAGGCGCCTGGGACGTGATCAAGGTCAGCGCCGCCACGGCGCTGCGTCTTGGCGAAACGCACACCATCCTGCCCTGTGGCGGAGCCTTCGGCCTAGAGCATGGGCCCAAGCTCGTGACCCGCAAGGATTTTTCCGGAACCCCGCGCAGAATCGCCGTGCCGGGCCTCGACACCACCGCGGCCTGCGTGCTGCGGGCGGCCCTGGGCGGGGAATTCACCCAGGTTCCCATGATCTTCCACGCCATCGTCGATGCCGTGCGAGCCGGAGAAGTCGACGCGGGGCTGCTCATCCATGAAACCGCCCTGGTCTACGAACGCTACGATCTTGCCCTGCGCCTCGACCTCGGGCATTGGTGGCGCAAGCACACAAACGCCCTGCCCTTTCCCCTGGGCTGCATCGTGGCTCGCAACGAACTCGGCGCAGACCTCCACGCCGGCATCGCAGACAGCATCCGCGCGAGCATCCTGGTCGCCAGGACCCGGCAAGACTCCGTCATGCCATTTATCGCCGCGCTGGCAAGAGAGCTTGACGCGGCCACGCTGGAACAACATATTGCCGCCTACGTCAACGAATTCAGTCTGGCCATGGGCCCTGACGGACAGGCCGCTCTCAACACGCTGCAAACATTGCGGGATCTTTCATGA
- a CDS encoding polyprenyl synthetase family protein has protein sequence MNEAFAQLKATFLKELPAINAAIAQEIDALPKLVRPVAAHVMEAGGKRLRPMLTLLFARALSFRGDNLQTLASSLEFLHSATLMHDDILDNSELRRGKRAAHTLFGITPTVLAGDVLLALANEIVARTNNPALTSCISKAIMQTATGEIMEIAAIRKAHITRAEYIEIITGKTAYLIQSACEFGVIAAEGSERARAGAKTFGLNLGIAFQLVDDALDYTSRADTSGKPLGGDLREGKFTLPLLLYLESLPEDQREIVTRELTDVNLHPVRQDQIIADVVGQGFAEKTRDEARSYLALASQALAVLPECLEKKLLGAMIEFVLTRDK, from the coding sequence ATGAACGAAGCCTTTGCCCAACTCAAAGCAACTTTCCTCAAAGAGCTGCCGGCTATCAATGCCGCCATCGCGCAGGAAATTGACGCTCTGCCCAAACTGGTCAGGCCCGTGGCCGCGCATGTCATGGAGGCCGGTGGAAAGCGCCTGCGGCCCATGCTCACGCTTCTTTTTGCCCGCGCCCTTTCTTTCCGGGGAGACAATCTGCAAACCCTGGCCAGCTCCCTGGAATTTCTGCATTCGGCCACCCTCATGCACGACGACATTCTGGACAACTCGGAATTGCGCAGGGGCAAACGCGCAGCGCATACCCTTTTCGGCATCACTCCCACGGTGCTGGCCGGAGACGTGCTCCTGGCCCTGGCCAACGAAATCGTGGCCCGCACAAACAATCCGGCCCTGACTTCCTGCATCTCCAAGGCCATCATGCAAACGGCCACGGGCGAAATCATGGAGATCGCCGCCATCCGCAAAGCGCACATCACCCGCGCCGAATACATCGAGATCATCACCGGCAAGACGGCCTACCTTATCCAGTCGGCCTGCGAGTTCGGCGTCATCGCGGCAGAAGGCTCCGAACGCGCACGGGCAGGAGCCAAGACCTTCGGCCTGAACCTTGGCATCGCTTTCCAGCTGGTGGACGACGCCCTGGACTACACATCGCGGGCCGACACCTCGGGCAAGCCCCTGGGCGGCGACCTGCGCGAAGGCAAGTTCACCCTGCCTCTGCTTTTGTATCTTGAATCCCTGCCCGAAGACCAACGCGAAATCGTCACCCGGGAACTCACGGATGTAAACCTGCACCCCGTCAGACAGGATCAGATCATCGCCGATGTCGTGGGGCAGGGCTTTGCCGAAAAAACCCGGGATGAAGCCCGATCCTATTTGGCACTAGCCAGTCAGGCTCTTGCCGTGCTACCCGAATGCCTGGAGAAAAAACTGCTCGGAGCCATGATCGAATTCGTCCTGACGCGGGATAAGTAG
- a CDS encoding sensor domain-containing diguanylate cyclase, giving the protein MPNQDRLPSRNLATSLRASLKATFSPATAQLLQEAVKSEPNFGVIASILKLDPALATAILSLVNSPYYGQTSKISDLQRAAIILGDNEILRIALSLSLQKNLNAILEKNGFDTFANWRIIIWAALGAELIARRLAPEEAETAYICALVKDLSLLLYAANFPEHLLPHLKQPDFVNTGPTFMSWQDHLPEDHSSLTADLLTQWSFPEPMIAAITAHHDLEHVFDYPPLTQAVILGTRWAEAEFRTDPAPDSLNQLSFLLAKAGALPPEGMDGLRGQCATLFAELSTAMNVKDLDPEDRLYAHSLQSIQDFHHQAKEVEGLTGGNAAIAACIGRHLRWNWDCRKAEIILHAPANRLWERFVLNDAGVHGPDIAPTLEKLRAFSDSAFPLESEGHVVGELRLNDGSDSCQTKAEATLYTRLLARSIRHQASTVGQLEIKAELLDILPTGVALLDAQGRILRANPTFTDFLGGAAQLEDRLAQDKDPEQARQTVQGWRDFLRDPSQGGHCAIHCPLGPGNAPAASSFSLAGYKISHGSQTNILAMVQDLAEIRVLEFEALHQRDFLNTLLGSMQDLVLTTDKNGTITFASGRHSAFLTGRNLFRLTRPMNEQEDSWDMEFLEQSPTAVEVQIVLDDEHLQLELVFSRFSFGTDYGLIVGRNISTIRRLERKIREQALFDSLTQVFNRHHLQPLLDREMSRAKRTETPLGLIFFDIDKFKLFNDTHGHHGGDKALKELGQLLRRILRKGLDFPCRFGGDEFVVISSNSTVDNLLTIAERIQKEFSILHHGQVTLSIGMSMLEPGDSSHSLLERCDKANYQAKAQGGNAIVRLQTDQNL; this is encoded by the coding sequence ATGCCAAACCAGGATCGCCTTCCCTCTCGCAATCTCGCAACCTCATTGCGCGCAAGCCTGAAAGCGACCTTTTCGCCAGCTACGGCCCAGCTCCTCCAGGAGGCTGTCAAATCCGAACCGAACTTCGGAGTCATCGCCTCCATCCTGAAACTCGATCCGGCCCTGGCCACTGCCATCCTCTCCCTGGTCAACTCACCCTACTACGGACAGACCAGCAAAATTTCCGACCTGCAACGAGCGGCGATCATCCTCGGCGACAATGAGATCCTGCGCATCGCCCTGTCATTGTCTTTGCAAAAAAACCTGAACGCAATTCTGGAAAAAAACGGTTTCGACACCTTCGCCAACTGGCGCATCATCATCTGGGCGGCCCTGGGCGCGGAGCTCATCGCCAGGCGGCTGGCCCCGGAAGAAGCGGAAACCGCGTATATTTGCGCCCTGGTCAAAGACCTCTCTCTGCTCCTCTACGCCGCCAACTTTCCCGAACACCTTCTGCCGCATCTCAAGCAACCGGACTTCGTCAACACCGGCCCGACATTCATGTCCTGGCAGGACCATCTTCCGGAGGATCACTCCAGCCTGACCGCCGATCTGCTCACGCAGTGGAGTTTTCCCGAGCCCATGATCGCGGCCATCACCGCGCACCACGATCTGGAACATGTCTTTGACTATCCTCCCCTGACCCAGGCGGTCATCCTTGGAACCAGATGGGCCGAAGCGGAGTTTCGCACCGACCCGGCCCCGGACAGCCTGAACCAGCTCAGTTTTCTCCTGGCCAAGGCCGGCGCTCTGCCCCCGGAAGGCATGGACGGGCTGCGCGGGCAATGCGCGACGCTTTTTGCGGAACTCTCCACGGCCATGAACGTCAAGGACCTCGACCCCGAGGACAGACTTTACGCCCACTCTTTGCAATCCATCCAGGACTTTCATCACCAGGCCAAGGAAGTCGAGGGGCTGACCGGCGGCAACGCGGCCATCGCGGCCTGTATCGGCAGACACCTGCGCTGGAACTGGGATTGCCGCAAAGCCGAGATCATCCTGCATGCGCCTGCCAACAGACTCTGGGAAAGATTCGTTCTGAATGATGCCGGGGTGCACGGGCCCGACATTGCCCCGACCCTCGAAAAACTCAGGGCGTTTTCGGACTCCGCATTCCCTCTGGAATCCGAGGGACACGTGGTCGGGGAACTGCGCCTGAACGACGGCAGCGATTCCTGCCAAACCAAAGCCGAGGCCACGCTCTACACGCGCCTCCTGGCCCGCAGCATCCGGCACCAGGCCAGCACCGTCGGACAACTTGAGATCAAGGCCGAACTGCTTGATATTCTTCCCACCGGAGTGGCGCTGCTCGACGCGCAGGGACGCATTTTACGGGCCAACCCCACCTTCACCGATTTTCTTGGCGGGGCAGCTCAACTTGAAGACCGACTGGCCCAGGACAAGGACCCGGAGCAGGCGCGGCAGACAGTACAGGGCTGGCGAGATTTCCTGCGCGATCCATCCCAGGGTGGCCATTGCGCCATCCATTGCCCGCTGGGCCCCGGCAACGCGCCCGCAGCATCGTCCTTTTCCCTGGCTGGTTACAAAATCAGCCACGGCTCGCAAACGAACATTCTGGCCATGGTCCAGGATCTGGCCGAAATCCGGGTGCTGGAATTCGAGGCCTTGCACCAGCGGGACTTCCTGAACACGCTGCTCGGCTCCATGCAGGACCTGGTCCTCACCACGGACAAAAACGGGACCATCACCTTCGCCTCCGGCCGCCACAGCGCGTTCCTGACCGGTCGCAACCTCTTCCGTCTGACCCGCCCCATGAACGAACAGGAAGATTCATGGGACATGGAATTTCTGGAACAGAGCCCCACGGCGGTGGAAGTGCAGATCGTCCTTGACGACGAACACCTGCAGCTCGAACTCGTCTTTTCCCGCTTTTCGTTCGGCACCGACTACGGACTTATTGTCGGCCGCAATATTTCGACCATCCGCAGGCTGGAGCGCAAGATCCGGGAGCAGGCCCTTTTCGATTCCCTGACCCAGGTTTTCAACCGGCATCACCTCCAGCCGCTTCTCGACAGGGAGATGTCCCGCGCCAAGCGCACCGAGACCCCGCTCGGACTGATCTTTTTCGACATCGACAAATTCAAGCTCTTCAACGATACCCACGGCCACCATGGCGGCGACAAGGCCTTGAAAGAACTGGGGCAGCTTCTGCGACGCATACTGCGCAAAGGGCTGGACTTTCCCTGCCGCTTCGGAGGTGACGAATTCGTCGTCATCTCCAGCAACTCCACCGTCGACAACCTGCTGACAATTGCTGAAAGAATTCAGAAAGAATTCAGCATACTGCATCATGGGCAGGTCACATTGAGCATCGGCATGAGCATGCTTGAACCCGGGGACTCCTCGCATTCCCTTCTTGAACGCTGCGACAAAGCCAATTATCAAGCCAAGGCGCAAGGCGGAAACGCCATCGTGCGCCTGCAAACCGACCAGAACCTCTGA
- a CDS encoding AIR synthase-related protein, whose amino-acid sequence MPIRVEVALRKAVTDTQGNKTAHKIKNELGLTVGQVRIIRIYTVDGLSEAQVDQAIEAGALHDPVLHTAHTAPAATDFDWIIEVGFRPGVTDNEGRTARETLRTVLGNRDAGIAVYTSTQYLITGNLNRSQVEHIARDLLANELIQRFQIADRAAWTASPGFPARTAAVTGEASSTVDIVDLSAMDDDALLRLSRENILALNLEEMRCIKDYYTSPEVIAHRKAKNLPAAPTDAELECLAQTWSEHCKHKIFSSRISYENRENGTTAEINSLYKTYIQGSTKQLRQRMGKDDFCLSVFKDNAGVIRFSEDINVCIKVETHNSPSALDPYGGALTGIVGVNRDPMGTGMGANLLCNTNVFCFASPFHDDELPPRLLHPRRVFEGVREGVEHGGNKSGIPTVNGAIVFHERFLGKPLVFCGTVGTMPATVAGHPSYEKKALPGDRIIMTGGRIGKDGIHGATFSSEELHEGSPATAVQIGDPITQRRMYDFLMRARDLGLYNAITDNGAGGLSSSVGEMAQDCGGCDMDLAKAPLKYDGLRPWEILVSEAQERMTLAVPPSTLQAFMDLAEEMNVEASDLGCFTDTGYLHVRYNDTIVTDLDMRFLHDGCPQMKLRATWNQPQVCCGCETPHPKVTDHQEFLQSMLGRLNICSREYVIRQYDHEVQGGSVIKPLIGARNDGPADAAVIRPQLGSDKALVIANGICPKLSDLDTYWMMAGAIDEGVRNAVATGGDIRHMAGVDNFCWCDPVQSEKTPDGEYKLAQLVRANQALAHFCLAYGVPCISGKDSMKNDYTGGGTKISIPPTVLFSVMGVISDCTKTMTSDFKRPDETVYVLGLTKNELGGSEYADTLGICGAVPQVDAVSARTRYERMHEAITTGLLSAAHDVSDGGLAVAVAEMALAGRIGADIDTDLVPALDCPLPEQRLYSESASRFVVTVAKDKRAAFEALFAGDFMAAIGTTTADEKLTLRAGSTTLVSSPVEELAVAWKKTLDF is encoded by the coding sequence ATGCCGATCCGAGTCGAAGTGGCTCTGCGCAAGGCAGTTACCGATACCCAGGGCAACAAGACCGCCCACAAGATCAAGAACGAGCTCGGCCTGACCGTGGGTCAGGTCCGGATCATCCGGATCTACACCGTCGACGGATTGAGCGAAGCACAGGTCGATCAGGCCATCGAAGCCGGCGCCCTGCATGACCCGGTCCTGCACACGGCCCACACGGCTCCGGCGGCCACGGATTTCGACTGGATCATCGAAGTCGGCTTTCGCCCCGGCGTGACGGATAACGAGGGCCGCACCGCCCGCGAAACCCTGCGCACCGTGCTTGGAAACCGCGACGCAGGCATCGCGGTCTACACCTCCACCCAGTATCTGATCACCGGCAACCTGAACCGGTCCCAAGTGGAACACATCGCGAGGGATCTCCTGGCCAACGAGCTGATCCAGCGCTTCCAGATCGCAGACAGGGCCGCCTGGACAGCCAGCCCGGGTTTTCCGGCCCGCACGGCGGCGGTCACCGGCGAAGCCTCCAGCACCGTCGATATCGTTGATTTGAGCGCCATGGATGATGACGCCCTCCTGCGGCTGAGCCGCGAAAACATCCTGGCTCTGAACCTGGAAGAGATGCGCTGCATCAAGGACTACTACACCAGCCCCGAGGTCATCGCCCACCGCAAGGCCAAAAATCTTCCCGCCGCACCCACGGACGCGGAACTCGAATGCCTGGCACAGACCTGGTCCGAGCACTGCAAACATAAAATCTTCAGTTCCCGCATCAGCTACGAAAACCGTGAAAACGGCACCACGGCGGAAATCAACAGCCTCTACAAGACCTATATCCAGGGCAGCACCAAACAGCTGCGCCAGCGCATGGGCAAGGACGATTTTTGCCTGTCCGTATTCAAGGACAACGCTGGCGTGATCCGTTTCAGCGAAGACATAAACGTCTGCATCAAGGTCGAAACCCACAACAGCCCCTCGGCCCTGGACCCCTACGGCGGAGCCCTGACCGGCATCGTCGGCGTGAACCGCGACCCCATGGGCACAGGCATGGGCGCGAACCTACTGTGCAACACCAACGTCTTCTGCTTTGCCTCGCCCTTTCATGACGACGAACTGCCGCCGCGCCTGCTGCATCCGCGCCGCGTTTTCGAGGGCGTGCGCGAAGGCGTGGAACACGGCGGCAACAAGTCCGGCATCCCCACGGTCAACGGTGCCATTGTCTTCCACGAGCGTTTCCTGGGCAAGCCGCTGGTCTTCTGCGGCACCGTCGGCACCATGCCCGCCACCGTGGCCGGACATCCCAGCTATGAAAAGAAGGCCCTGCCCGGCGACCGCATCATCATGACCGGCGGGCGCATCGGCAAGGACGGCATCCACGGCGCGACCTTTTCTTCCGAAGAGCTGCACGAAGGCTCTCCGGCCACGGCCGTGCAGATCGGCGATCCCATCACCCAGCGCCGCATGTACGATTTCCTGATGCGCGCCCGCGATCTTGGCCTCTACAACGCCATCACCGACAACGGAGCGGGAGGCCTGAGCTCCTCAGTGGGCGAAATGGCCCAGGACTGCGGCGGCTGCGATATGGACCTGGCCAAGGCCCCCCTCAAGTATGACGGCCTGCGACCCTGGGAGATCCTGGTTTCCGAGGCCCAGGAGCGCATGACCCTGGCCGTGCCCCCGTCCACATTGCAGGCCTTCATGGATCTGGCGGAGGAAATGAACGTCGAGGCCTCGGATCTGGGCTGCTTCACGGACACAGGCTATCTGCATGTGCGCTACAACGACACGATCGTGACCGATCTAGACATGCGCTTCCTGCATGACGGCTGCCCGCAAATGAAACTCCGCGCCACCTGGAATCAGCCGCAGGTCTGCTGCGGCTGTGAAACCCCGCACCCCAAAGTGACGGATCATCAGGAATTTTTGCAGTCCATGCTCGGCCGCCTGAACATCTGCTCACGCGAGTACGTCATCCGCCAGTACGACCATGAGGTTCAGGGCGGAAGCGTGATCAAGCCCCTCATCGGAGCCAGGAATGACGGCCCGGCCGACGCAGCCGTCATCCGCCCCCAGCTGGGCAGCGACAAGGCACTGGTCATCGCCAACGGCATCTGCCCGAAACTGAGCGACCTGGATACGTACTGGATGATGGCCGGCGCCATCGACGAAGGCGTACGCAACGCCGTGGCCACCGGCGGAGACATCCGCCACATGGCCGGCGTGGACAACTTCTGCTGGTGCGACCCGGTCCAGTCCGAGAAGACTCCGGACGGGGAATACAAGCTCGCTCAGCTGGTCCGCGCCAACCAGGCCTTGGCCCACTTCTGCCTTGCCTACGGGGTGCCCTGCATCTCCGGCAAGGATTCCATGAAGAACGACTACACGGGCGGCGGCACAAAGATCTCCATCCCGCCCACGGTCCTCTTCTCGGTCATGGGCGTGATAAGCGACTGCACCAAGACCATGACCTCCGACTTCAAGCGCCCGGACGAAACCGTCTATGTGCTGGGTCTGACCAAAAACGAACTGGGCGGCTCGGAATATGCCGACACCTTGGGAATATGCGGGGCCGTGCCGCAGGTCGACGCAGTATCCGCGCGCACCCGCTACGAGCGCATGCACGAAGCCATCACCACCGGCCTTTTGAGCGCGGCCCACGACGTCTCCGACGGCGGCCTGGCCGTGGCCGTGGCCGAAATGGCCCTGGCCGGACGCATCGGCGCGGACATCGACACGGACTTGGTCCCGGCCCTTGATTGCCCGCTTCCCGAACAGCGCCTCTACAGCGAATCGGCCAGCCGCTTCGTGGTCACCGTGGCCAAGGACAAACGCGCTGCCTTCGAAGCCCTCTTCGCCGGCGACTTCATGGCCGCCATCGGCACGACCACGGCCGACGAAAAACTGACCCTACGCGCCGGAAGCACCACCCTGGTCAGCTCCCCGGTCGAGGAACTGGCCGTGGCCTGGAAAAAGACGCTGGATTTCTAG
- the pyk gene encoding pyruvate kinase has protein sequence MRTKIVATLGPASMDQNVMKEMVQLGVRVFRLNFSHADAEYFGPVIQKIRQVEKDTGIPLTVMGDLCGPKIRIGEVKGSPLQIRKGAYVCLGSPAMSGTTESDIFISLDALELLEGLEADMPVSLSDGMLQFKVVKVIERDRLVLMEALNGGILTSNKGIAFPGKTLKLAAMTDKDRRDLHQGLDIGIDAVALSFVQSKEDIEDIKAEIARHGTWIPVVAKVERKNAVEKLESILEVADAIMVARGDLGLECSPAELPIIQKKILRACRHAQKPAIVATQMLLSMVKNPIPTRAESTDVSNAMIDGADCVMLSEETAIGSYPVEAVRFINEIAQYSEPYYLERLGGPYVPKAEKNPPKFIAYSACLMADNADSAAIVCHSTTGATARYISSRRPAQPIYAMTTDARIMRWMNFFWAITPVESPLEPRSHQKRAEKFVQEYAGFRPGENVIIASGQATPGMGTVMTNEIKVYYK, from the coding sequence ATGCGTACAAAGATAGTGGCTACCTTGGGCCCGGCTTCCATGGATCAGAATGTCATGAAGGAAATGGTTCAGCTCGGAGTGCGGGTTTTCCGTCTCAATTTTTCCCACGCCGACGCGGAGTATTTCGGGCCGGTCATTCAGAAGATCCGGCAGGTGGAGAAGGACACCGGCATTCCTCTTACGGTCATGGGCGATCTGTGCGGACCCAAGATCCGCATCGGTGAGGTCAAGGGTTCGCCCCTGCAGATCCGTAAGGGGGCCTATGTGTGCCTGGGCTCCCCGGCCATGTCGGGAACGACTGAAAGCGATATCTTCATAAGCCTCGATGCGCTGGAGCTGCTGGAAGGCCTGGAGGCGGACATGCCTGTGTCCCTGTCCGACGGCATGCTGCAGTTCAAGGTCGTAAAGGTCATCGAACGGGACCGGCTGGTGCTGATGGAGGCCTTGAACGGCGGCATCCTGACTTCCAACAAGGGTATCGCCTTTCCCGGCAAGACGCTTAAACTCGCGGCCATGACCGACAAGGATCGTCGCGACCTGCACCAGGGTCTTGATATCGGCATTGACGCGGTGGCCCTGTCCTTTGTGCAGAGCAAGGAAGACATCGAAGACATCAAGGCCGAGATTGCGCGGCATGGGACCTGGATTCCGGTCGTGGCCAAGGTCGAGCGCAAGAACGCCGTGGAAAAGCTCGAGTCCATTCTGGAAGTGGCCGATGCCATCATGGTCGCGCGCGGTGACCTGGGCCTGGAATGCAGCCCGGCAGAACTGCCCATCATCCAGAAAAAGATCCTGCGCGCCTGCCGCCACGCCCAGAAACCGGCCATTGTCGCGACCCAGATGCTTTTGTCCATGGTCAAGAATCCCATTCCCACGCGGGCTGAATCAACGGACGTCTCCAACGCCATGATCGACGGCGCGGACTGCGTCATGCTCTCCGAAGAGACGGCCATCGGCAGCTATCCGGTGGAAGCGGTACGCTTCATCAACGAGATCGCGCAGTATTCCGAACCGTACTACCTGGAGCGCCTGGGCGGCCCCTACGTGCCCAAGGCCGAGAAGAATCCCCCCAAATTCATTGCCTATTCCGCCTGTCTCATGGCCGACAACGCCGACAGCGCGGCCATCGTCTGCCATTCGACCACCGGGGCCACGGCCAGATACATAAGCTCCCGCCGTCCGGCCCAGCCCATCTACGCCATGACCACGGACGCGCGCATCATGCGCTGGATGAACTTCTTCTGGGCCATCACCCCCGTGGAGAGTCCGCTGGAGCCGCGCAGTCATCAGAAGCGGGCGGAAAAATTCGTGCAGGAGTACGCGGGCTTTCGCCCCGGCGAAAACGTCATCATCGCCAGCGGCCAGGCCACCCCTGGCATGGGCACCGTCATGACCAACGAGATCAAAGTGTATTATAAATAA